One part of the Microtus ochrogaster isolate Prairie Vole_2 chromosome 16, MicOch1.0, whole genome shotgun sequence genome encodes these proteins:
- the Bmi1 gene encoding polycomb complex protein BMI-1, producing MHRTTRIKITELNPHLMCVLCGGYFIDATTIIECLHSFCKTCIVRYLETSKYCPICDVQVHKTRPLLNIRSDKTLQDIVYKLVPGLFKNEMKRRRDFYAAHPSADASNGSNEDRGEVADEDKRIITDDEIISLSIEFFDQNRSDRKANKEKSKEEVNDKRYLRCPAAMTVMHLRKFLRSKMDIPNTFQIDVMYEEEPLKDYYTLMDIAYIYTWRRNGPLPLKYRVRPTCKRMKMSHQRDGLTNAGELESDSGSDKASSPAGGIPCTSSCLPSPSAPVQSPHPQFPHISSTMNGTSNSPSANHQPSFASRPRKSSINGSSATSSG from the exons ATGCATCGAACAACCAGAATCAAGatcactgagctaaatccccaccTAATGTGTGTACTTTGTGGAGGGTACTTCATCGATGCCACTACTATAATAGAATGTCTACATTCCT TCTGTAAAACATGTATTGTGCGTTACTTGGAGACCAGCAAATATTGTCCTATCTGTGATGTCCAAGTTCACAAAACTAGACCACTACTGAATATAAG GTCAGATAAAACTCTTCAAGATATTGTATACAAACTAGTTCCAGGGCTTTTCAAAA AtgaaatgaagagaagaagggatTTTTATGCAGCTCATCCTTCAGCTGATG CGTCCAATGGCTCTaatgaagacagaggagaagTTGCAGATGAGGATAAGCGAATTATAACTGATGATGAGATAATCAGCTTGTCCATCGAGTTCTTTGATCAGAACAG GTCAGATCGGAAGGCAAACAAAGAGAAGTCTAAGGAGGAG GTGAATGATAAAAGATACTTACGATGCCCAGCAGCAATGACTGTGATGCACTTGAGGAAGTTTCTCAGGAGTAAAATGGACATACCTAACACTTTCCAG ATTGATGTCATGTATGAAGAGGAACCTTTAAAGGATTACTATACACTAATGGACATTGCCTATATTTATACCTGGAGAAGA AATGGCCCACTTCCTTTGAAATACAGAGTTCGACCAACTTGTAAAAGAATGAAGATGAGTCACCAGCGAGATGGACTGACCAATGCTGGAGAGCTGGAAAGTGACTCTGGGAGTGACAAGGCCAGCAGCCCAGCTGGAGGTATCCCCTGCACCTCTTCCTGTTTGCCCAGCCCCAGCGCTCCAGTGCAGTCTCCACACCCACAATTCCCTCACATCTCCAGTACCATGAATGGAACCAGCAACAGCCCCAGTGCTAATCACCAACCTTCCTTTGCCAGTAGACCTCGAAAGTCATCAATAAATGGGTCATCAGCAACTTCATCTGGCTGA